The window ATTGGAATATGCCGGAGATGAATGGACTTGAATTGGTTAGAAAAGTGCGCGGTGATGCACGTTTTTCTGATTTACCGATTATTATGGTTACAACAGAAGGTGGAAAAGCGGAAGTTATTACTGCCCTGAAAGCTGGCGTTAATAACTATATCGTAAAACCTTTCACCCCTCAAGTCCTCAAAGAAAAACTTGCAGCAGTCCTTGGCACAGAGGGTTGATGCAAGATTACTATTATATGTTGGTGGTTAAACCATCATCTCATTTGGAACTTTTTAGCGATTTTTTAGTTGATATTCTCCCTGTCGGATTTGAAGAGATCGATGATGGATTTATAATCCGTAGTGAAGAAGATTTAGAGACAGTAAGTTGGGGGATTGAACAGTTTGCTGAAGCTCTCCAAAGTGCGTTAGGTCAAGTAATCGATTTAGATCTTACCTTAACGAAAGAAAAAAATGATGATTGGATTGCGCAGTATCAAAGTGCAATTACACCTATTGAAATTGCCCCCTTTTATATCCATCCGACGTGGGAAGAACCTCGAGAGGGGATGCTTAACATTGCGATAGATCCTGCTCTAGCGTTCGGAACGGGTCACCATCCGACAACAGCGTCATGTCTTCGAGGTATTGCCAAATATATCAAAGAGGGTGATGCTGTCATGGATGTCGGTTGTGGTAGCGGTATCTTAGCAATGGCGGCAATCAAAAAAGGAGCTATTGTTGATGCGTGCGATACCGATCCATTATCGGTTGAAAATGCAATTGTCAATGCAGAACAAAACCACCTCTCATATCGACGTCTTTGGGAAGGGCCTATTCAAGAGACCAATGATGTTTATGATGTTATCGTTGCCAACATTGTTGCCGATGTTCTTGTATTTATTGCCAGCGACCTGAAAAAACGGTTACGCGAGGGAGGGATATTGATCCTCTCAGGAATAATGGATAAATATGAAGATAAAGTTCTAAAAGCGTATAAAGGCTATGAATTAACCGAGCGAATCGTAGAAAATGAATGGGTGACGCTCGTAGTAACCAAAAAGGAATGATGCCGTGGCACAACCAGAACAACCAACTCCTCCAAATAAGAATGATAATTTTTTTAATAAAAATCCCCTTATTACTTTCGCCCTTTTTTCAATTGTCGTCATTATGCTTTTCAAAGTATTTATCGGGGATGAGAGTGATTTAGCATCAAAAGTTAGTGGTTCTCAAGTAACTAAAACCCAAGAGGTAAGTTACGCAGAGCTAAAAAAACTAATTGAAAATAAGCAAGTTGAAAAAGTAGCTATCGGACAAACCTATATCCGAGCATTGGGTAATAGCGGGGGCACTAAAATTGCTTACACCACACGTCGCATTTTAGGGGAAGATACCTCTCTTATTGTTTTATTGGACAAACAACAAATTGATTACAGCGGATTTAATGAGAGCAATTGGTTTACCGAGATGTTTGGATGGTTGTTTCCTTTCCTTATTATTATTGCTATTTGGATGTTTTTTGCCGGACGGATGCAAAAAAGTATGGGTGGTGGAATTTTAGGGATGGGAAGTTCTAAAAAACTGGTAAATTCTGAAAAACCCAAAACCAAATTTGATGATGTTGCCGGTGCACAAGAGGCAAAAGAAGAGGTACTTGAAATCGTTGATTTTCTCCGCTCACCCGATCGTTATGTCGAACTTGGGGCAAAAATACCTAAAGGGGTTTTGCTTGTCGGTAGTCCGGGTACGGGTAAAACGTTACTTGCTAAAGCAGTAGCGGGTGAAGCGGAAGTACCGTTTTTCTCGGTATCGGGTTCTAGCTTTATTGAGATGTTCGTTGGTGTTGGTGCAGCGCGTGTACGTGATTTGTTTGAACAAGCCAAAAAAGATGCCCCTTCAATTATCTTTATTGATGAGATCGATGCTATCGGTAAGAGCCGTGCTGCCGGAGGTATGATGGGGGGAAATGATGAGCGTGAACAAACTCTCAATCAACTTCTCGCAGAGATGGACGGTTTTGGAACTGATACCCCTATTATTATTTTAGCGGCAACGAATCGACCAGAAATATTAGACCCTGCATTGCTCCGTCCGGGGCGATTCGATCGTCAAGTATTGGTTGACAAACCTGATTACCAAGGGCGTATCGATATTCTCAATGTTCACGTTAAAGGGGTCAAAATTGACAGTGATACTGATCTTGAAGAGATTGCTCGCCTTACAGCCGGTCTTGCCGGTGCAGATTTAGCGAATATCGTCAATGAAGCGGCATTGTTAGCAGGTCGCAAAAGTCAAAAAACGGTTCGACAGAGCGATTTACGTGAAGCGGTTGAACGTGCCATTGCCGGATTATCTAAAAAGAGCCGTCGTATTGATGAAAAAGAGAAACGTATTGTTGCGTATCATGAAAGTGGCCATGCATTGTTGGCAGAGACGACCAAGGGAGCTAAAAAAGTCTCTAAAGTCTCTATCGTCCCTCGTGGTCTTGCGGCATTAGGATATACCCTTAACACCCCTGAAGAGAACAAATATCTAATGCAACGACATGAATTGATTGCTGAAATTGATGTATTGCTCGGTGGACGAGCTGCCGAAGAGGTCTTTATCGGTGAAATCTCGACTGGTGCAGCAAACGATTTGGAACGTACTACTGATATATTAAAAGCAATGGTGCAAATGTACGGTATGAGTGATGTTGCGGGATTGATGGTACTTGAAAAACAACGCAGCAGCTTTTTGGGTGGTGGTATGACTCAAGCCAAAGAGTACAGTGAAAAGATGTCGGAAGAGATGGATGGGTTTATTAAAAATACCCTCTCTGAACGTTATATTATCGTAAAAGAGCGTCTTGAAGAGTATCGCGATGCTATCGAAAAAATGGTAGAATTATTGTATTTAAAAGAAAATATAACGGGTGATCAAGTTCGTGAGATTATTGAAGCTTTTGAAAAAGAAAACTCAATCGATACAAAACTTACGCCGCGTAAAGAGACACCCTCTAGTAATAAAATAGTCATTGACGAATAATAGGAGTTATTAAATGAGTGTTCAAAACGATACCTTTATCCTCTCCAAGCAAGGGTGGTTACCGATTGCTCTAGCCGGAACTTTGTTTATTTTTTTCAGCATGACGGCATTGCACCTTTTCCAATTTATTTTCGGTGCATTGTTGATCGCTTTTTTAATCTTATTTCGTAACCCTGAGCGTAGTGCTGCTTTAGGTGAAACCTCGAGTATTATCAGCAGTGTAGATGGGGTTGTTTTGGGTATCGAAGAGACGCTTATTAATGATAAAACAATGAAAAAAGTAACCATACTTAATAGCTTGTGGAATGTCTCAATGTTACGTGCTCCATTTGATGGTGTAATGGAGTGGTGTAAAGTTCGACACGGTGTATCCTTAGGCTTGTATCACCCACTAGCGGAAATGTTGAATGAGAAAATATTAATCGCATTCAAATCACTTTCCGGTCATGAAGTGTTTATTGAGCATACGAGTGCTCAAAGCTGTTTTTCTATCGCTGTAGAGAATGAAGAAGCACAAAAGATGAAAGAGGGGTCACGTTATGGTTTTTTAGCCCGTGGTCGTACTGTGATGTATATTCCTAATGAAGTAACATTAAATGTTCATGCAGGGGCAGATGTACGTGCGGGTGAAAGCGTAATCGGACGCTTTGATGCGTAAAGATCCACCCCCCATCGCCTATCTTTTTCCTAACTTTTTTACTGCTGCTTCTATTTTTTCCGGATTTTATTCTATCACCCTCGCTTTGCAACACTCCTTTGATATAGCTGCATGGTTTATCTTTCTTGCCCTTATTTTTGATGGTTTAGATGGACGAGTTGCCCGTTTGACCAATACGGCTAGCCATTTTGGTGTTGAATTTGATTCCTTAGCCGATATTGTTGCGTTCGGGGTTGCTCCGGCATTTTTGATGTATCTGTATGTTGGAGTTGACTATGGTCGTCTTGGGATTGTCGCGAGCGCTTTGTTTATTATTTTTGGTGCGGTTCGATTAGCCCGTTTTAATGTGATGACCTCTCGAATTGAACCCTCTGTCTTTATTGGATTGCCGATTCCAACTGCAGCTGTAATGATTGCTACGGCTATTTTATTGTTAGAACATTATCCTCATCTCCTTTATCTTAAACTCTTTTTGCTAGTTCTTTCGGTAGTACTTGCTATTTTGATGGTGAGTAATATCCGCTACCCAAGTTTTAAAAAACTCAATATGCGTAGTATCCATTTTACCCGTTTTTTAATCGGAGCAATTGTTCTTGCTTTAATGGTATTTATCTATCCGATAGAGGGGATGGCAATTTTAGGGGCATTGTATTTGGTATATGGTCCATTGAGAGCCTCTTACTATCTGCTCCGCCGACTGTTTGGGATTAAAAACAGTTAAAGTGGATGATAGGTATTGGGTTCGCTTGCGAGCTTATCGGTATCGATACTAAAATCAAACATATTGGATTTGAATCCGCTATTCCCCATTTTATTAAACTGGATAATGGCTGCAGGATTGTTTTGTACTTGCATATAGAGTAATCCTAGTGCGTAGCGATTTTCTAGATAGTTTGGATTGGTCATTTTAGAGAGTTCGAGCAGTGCAATGGCATTTTGAACATGTTCAGCTCCGATGGATGCAGAAGCAGCCATGAAGAGTGTACGTTCATCTTGTACCCCATAAGTATCGACCACCTCATTATACAGAGTGTACGATTTTTCAAAATCTTGGTTGTAAAAATAGGCCAATGCCAAGGCAGAGGCAATATTAGCACGATTCTCTGTTGTGTTTTGATATTTAGTTTCCAGTCTTTGTATCATTGGTGCTAACATCCCTGTAATGGCAGCGATAGTGATTCCTCTCTCACGAACAATTTGGGGACCAAAATAGAGGTCGTCATAAGTGAGTTTTTGATTTTTAAGATAATTGAGTGCCGATCTCGCGTATGCTTTTGGTGCTTCATCTTTATAGTGAGTATCGATGTAAAGTAAATGGGGCAGAAGATCATGTGGTTGCATATAGGTGAGTTTCTCAGACGCTTTACGGGCGCTATCGTCGATTCCGAGCTCGGTAGCAATAATAATTTTCATCACTTGATACAACGGTCGTTCTTTGTAATGATTGTCTAACCAACGGCTCGCTGAGGGGTAATTATTTTCAGACATTGCAAAGAGGGTTCGATAGAGGTCAAACTCTTCTGTTGTCCCTTCTTGCAGTAGATTGTCTTTTATGATAGAGATAAGCTTCGGATTTTTTTTCATTATCATTTCAGAAGACATAACGGCAAAGATACCTGAGAGATAATTGTTAGCATCTGCATGGTAGGAGCGCAAAAAATAGTCGTTTGCTTTTGTGTAGTCTCCTAACTGAGCATAGGTGAGAGCTAAATCATAATTTAAAATTGAATGACTTGGATGCTCTTTAACCAATTTCAAAAATTGTGCATTTGCATCCCGAAGGTGATAACTGAGTGCTTTTTGGATGGCAAGTGCGATTCCGTAATCGACATCCGAAGCGTTAGAACTTTTTTCGAGATACTCTTTAGCGGATGCAACATCATCGATATAGATATTTGCATTTCCTTTTCGAATATAACTGATTGTTTGAGAAGCGTTAAAAATTTTATATGGGGCAAAGGCAAATATTTTAGGATACGTTTGAGGATGTACCTTTGCATTGAGAGTGCGATATGCTTTTTGCAGTGAATCGGGAGAAAAGAGGGTAGGTCTGAGTGTTACTTTGATAGGATAGGGGGTATAGACATCATCAGGATAACTATCGGTCACTTTTTTTAAAATTCCTCCAGCCTCTTGATGCTGACCAAGTTTTAGATCGACAAAGGCGAGTGAGAGGTACTCTTGTATTGGTTTTTTACTTTGAAAGACGGCGTTATTGAGGTATTCACGCGCACGGATAAGATTACCGTTATTGGCATAGAGGAGACCTAGTGAAAAAGAGTCAGTCTCTTGAAGTGGTTTTTCAAGACTTCCGATTGCTCCCGTGTAATTTCCATATAGGGTGTCGATAGAGGCTTTGAGTTTGTTTTGGGTGAGTTGATATTCTGATGTGCTAGGGTGGTTTAGTGCACTGAGTGCCTCAAAATAGTTCCCACGGTAGTAGTTAATTAAAGAATAATAATAAGAGTAGAGAGGTGAATTAGTTTCCGAACTTAAATAGGCTTGTGCAAGATCGATATAGTAATTAAAATTCTCTTTTTGTTCCAAATGAAGACAACAAACTGCCGCATTGATAGCACTGACACAGCGATTTTCAGACATGGAGATAGAGCGTTTAAAGTTTTCAAGAGCAGCTTGATACTCTTTTTCTTTGAGACGGACAACTCCGAGGTTGTACTGAGAGATGGACTCAGAGTAAAGGGCGATTTTTTCAAACAGTTTTAATGCTTCACCTTGATTGCCGTTAGCATACATATAGTTCGCACGTTCAATCATATTTTCAAGCTGGCTTGGTTCTATTGCAGGTTCTTGTTCTTTATTTGAGGCTATTAGGGGCTCTTCTTGTACTATTGCTTCACCGTTACCTGAATGAGAAAGAAAAGCAAAGGTTAGCCCACCGCCCCCAAGTAAGAGGAGAAGTGCACCAGCGATAATGGCAATTTTCTTTTTATTAAGAGGAGTTTTAGTAGCAGCTGAATCACCTTCTGTGCTCGATTGGGCTTCGACGCCGGCGGCATCGGCCTCTTCGATGATGATAATCTCTTCTTGATCAGCCATAAGCTCTCTTTCGTAGAATTAGAGGTATTTTTGCAATACAGCAGGGATGATGATACTGCCGTCTTCTTGTTGGAAATTTTCCATAATAGCTATCATCGTCCGTCCGACCGCTAAACTTGAACCGTTTAAGGTGTGCGCGAGGATATTTTTTCCCTCTTCTTTATAGCGGATTTTTGCACGACGTGCTTGGAAGTCCCGTGTGTTGGAGACGGAGCTGATTTCACGGTAAGTGTTTTGCCCCGGAAGCCACACTTCGAGGTCTACCGTCCTAGCCGCACCGAATCCTAGATCCCCAGTGCAGAGGGTAACGAGACGGTGAGGAAGTCCCAGCGCTGCGAGGAGATCAGAAGCACACGCAACCATCTCTTCAAAAATAGCATCACTTTGATCGGCGCGGGTGATCGAGACGAGTTCGACTTTGTGAAACTGATGCTGACGGATCATACCGCGCACGTCACGTCCGCCGCTTCCTGCCTCTTTACGAAAACACGACGTATATCCTGTCATTTTGATCGGTAACTCCGCACCGTTTAGGATTTCGTCTTGGTAGAGGTTGGTGAGAGGGACTTCTGCCGTCGGGATGAGATAGAGCTCTTCCTCTTCGACTTTGAAGAGATCCTCTTCGAACTTCGGAAGCTGACCTGTCCCCTCTAACGCACGACGATTGACGAGCATCGGAACGCTGAACTCTTGAAAACCGCGCTCACGGTTAAAATCGAGCATAAAATTGATAAGGGCACGTTCCAACCGAGCACCCATTCCGCCCACGACGCTGAAACGGCTTTTTGCGAGTTTAACCCCCCGTTCGAAATCGATCCAACCGTTAGCTTCGGCGAGTTCCCAGTGCTCTTTTGGAGTGAATGTGAATGTTGGAGGGGTGAGGACTTTGCGAATTTCGATGTTGTCGTTTTCATCTTCACCATCAGGTACGTCCGCATCGGGGATATTAGGGACACGCATGATGATTGCATCGAGGGCTTCTTCGGCAGAGCGTTGTGTATCGAGGAGATCACCCAGGGTTACTTTGTTCGCATCGACTTCGATTTTCAACTCGTCGGTACTTTTTCCCTCTTTTTTGTATTGACCGAAAAGTTTGCTCAACTCATTTTGTTTGGCTTGCAATGTCTCGTAGGCTAGTTTGGCGGTTTTGAGGGTTTCGTTGGCGGATTTTAGCTCTGCAATCGTCTCGGCGGAGACTTTTTTGCGCATAAGTGCGCTTGCGGTTTCGTCAAAATTTTTCTGGAGAAGTTTTACATCGATCATAAAGGCTCATTTCATGGATTTAATAATGATCGATTATAGCCAAAAGAGGCTGAAATTAGGTGAAAGATGGATCGATGAAAAAGCATGAAAAAACAAGATAAAATAGCGTTAATTTTGTAAAAAAATTGCATAGAAAATGAGTATCATTCCAATGTTAATCTAAAATTTGAAACAAAAAGGTGTATTAAAAATGATTAAAGTTTTTTTCAAAAAAATAGTAGCAAATATTATCCCTTTGAGTGTATTTACAGCTGTATTTGGAATTATTATTTTTCAGTTATTTGCTTTTTTTGAACCTTATTTGTATCCTTTACACTGGTTACAAGCTGATGCAAAAGTGGTAAATTCAAATGTAATAATAGGTGCTTATCCTAGGGAAAATGATTTGTATACTCTAAAAAATAAGCTCCATGTTACAACGGTAATTTCATTGTTAAATACGTCTGGAATTCCACAAGAAAAAGATTTGTATGATGTAGAAAAAGAAAATTGTAAAGCATCTCATTTAAAGGTAATGAATTTTCCATTAGATTCTGATAAATTAAATACGGTAGGTGCACAAGAAGAGATCAATAAAATTATTGGATATGTACAAACACATAAAGAGGAAAAAATTTATATCCATTGTTATTTGGGGAAGCATAGAGCAATAAAAGTTGGTCAAGCAATAGAAGCAACGTTGAAATAGTTTCAATAATATGTGTTACGTTGTGATCTCTTTACGATTGATTTTTCCCCAACCTTTGCGCCAAAATTGGAATGTTGCAATAAAGCGTTCAATAGTCATAAGTTGACGGTAGCCAAAAGATTCCATTAAGCCAAAGAGTGCGAGTTTAAGCAAATCTTTACTTGATGAATAACGTTTATGGATAAAATTATCCAAGAAAATCGAGCTTAAAGTGATATAGCTTCCCCATGTAAATGCAAATAAAAAGATATAGATACTGATTTCTCTATCGATTAAGCCAAAAATATAAAAGATAATAAAACTGATGTATCCAAACATTTCTATGGTTGGTCCGAGTGCTTCGACAAAGAAAAAATAGGTCATTCCAAGCAACCCCACCTTTTTATACTTGGGATTGAGCATCATAACTTTGTTATACCATAAAACATCAATCAATCCTCTGTGCCATCGGTTGCGTTGTTTCATAAGTGATGTCCAGTCATCCGGTACTTGTGTCCAGCATATAGGGTCGGGAACCGATAAAATTTTATAAGGAATATCATGTTCAATACAGTAACGATGTGTTCTAACAACTAAGTCCATATCTTCTCCTACGGTATGTCGGTATCCTCCAATTTTTAAAACGATATCTTTACGAAAAATTCCAAAAGCACCTGAAATGATAAGTAAAGCATCAAAGAGATTCCATGCTGATCGTCCTGCTAAAAATCCTCGTGTGTATTCAACGGATTGAAAAAGTTCGATCCATTTGGAGGGTGTTTTGATAGAGGTGACTTGCCCGTTGACAACGGTGCAACCGTTTAGTGGACGAACAGTTCCTCCGACTGCTACTACTTCTTTATCGTGAGCAAAAATAGATCCTGCACGTAAAAGGCTATCATGTTCTAATAAAGAGTCAGCATCAACAACACAAAATAAAGGGTAGTTACAAGCATTGATTCCACAATTGATTGCATCAAATTTTCCGCCGTTGTCTTTATCGATAAGCCATAAATTTGGGTTTAATAAAGAGATATAAACTTGTCGGATTGGCTGATGATATATTTCAAGTTTTACCGGTTTGTCAACAGGGATAAAATGAAATGCATCGATTAAGCGACTTATTGTTTCATCTTTTGATCCATCGTTAACGATAATTATCTCGTACTCAGGATAGTGCAAAGCTAGCTGAGAACGGATACTACTAACTATAGTTGCTTGTTCGTTGTAAGCAGGAACAATTAGGGAAATTGGTCTGTATAAAGAAGTAGAAAGTGTTTGGTGAAGTCTGAATCGACTACCGTATACTTCTCGTTTGATAATATCGTCTAATGCAATAAAGGTAAAGGCGGAATAGGTACTATTAAGAATGAGAAAGTAGATAAAAATAATGATCTGGATAATAATAACGATAATGAATAGTAGATCAAGCATGTGCATCTTCGATTAAGTGAAGTGAAAAAATGGCACATTCTTTAGCATATAAATCTTGTCCGGAAGTAGCAATGGTATGTAGAATATCAATACCACCATTTAGTTTGGAGAGAGAACGTGAAATATTGTATCGAACGTAAAATGAATCATCACTAAGATGGAGAGAAGAGAGATAGGTTAAATCGTCTCCTTTATAAGATGATAGACTTTTTGCCGCTACAATACGGAGAGTCTCATTATTGCTTTTTAAGGCATTAGCTAAAATGGTTTTATCAGTTATATGTCCAAAAGCTCCTAAAGCTCTTACAATCGTTATTTTGATACTATCATGAACCGTCATAAAATATAGTTCTTGTAATTCCGGAATAATCGATTCATACCCAATAATCGAGATAGCTTCAATAAAAGCTTTGAGTGTTAAATAGTTCGATTGTAATTGCAACCAATAAAATATTGTAATAATCGCCATGTGATTATCGAGTTCGATAAATCTTTGTATTGTATTGCTTAATAGATATTCGGTAAATTTACCGGATGTATCGGTTTTGTTTAGAGCTGATAAGAACAGTTCAGATTCTTCAGGATTTAGAATAAAACTAAGACCTGTCAATGCACTATTACGGATAGAGATATCGGCTGAAGGGTCATTTATAAGAGATAAAAAGAATGGATGATTCTGTTCATAATGACACATTGCAAGACGATCTACTGCATTAAGCCGTTGATTTGTATTTTGGTTTGATATGGCTATATTGAGATAATGATCCAATACACCGTATTGTATAAGTGCATTATGTAATACAGATTTATACAAAGGGTCATTAAAGGTTTCAAGAAGCTCAATAACAATATCACTGAATGCTTCATATTCAAGCTCTTTGTGCAGTGTTGGGATAGTGTGCTCTGGTAACTCAGCAAAGAGTGAGAGTGTTAACTGATCTCGATAAAAATTTTTTAAATTTTCGATTTTTATTATTTTTGATTCAATTTTTATTTTATGAATAAATAAGACAATAATTGTTATTAAAGAGAGAGCGACAAAAAAGAGGATGCCGATTATCAGGAAGTGGCGGAAAAAAAGTGTTATTGACTTTGAATGATTGATGATAGAGATGTATGTCGATTTAGGAGGTTCAATTGATGGGATTTTTTTATTTTCTGTGACAGGTGAGAATGTACTTACCGATTGAGGATATTTTGGCATTTGTGTGATCTCTTCAGTTTGCATATGCCAAGTTGTCGTTGGCATAATGATGGCATGTTCAAAACCTATTGCAATATACTTTTTTAAATCTCTATTGAGTTCATTAGGTGTTTTGCTTATACCGTATTGGGCAACAATATAAGATCCGATTTTGTAAAGTTTAATCTCTTTATGATTTGCTAAAGAATGTTGTTGCAGTTCATTTTTGGAAGCTTCGATCGAGGTTGAAGAAAAAAGTCTGATTGTATAGACCCGTTCTTTTGAGATAGATGGTGATGTTTGTGCATAAAGTAGATAAGGCAATAGTAAGAAGTAGAATAGGGTAGTATTTTTTTTTATTTTATAGGAAAAAAATTGCATTTACCAAAAATATTTGAGAAAAATTTCTCCACCACTTCTTCGATATAAATTGGTTCTTCTCCCATCTGTTAATGATGATCCTACTGACCATGAAGGGCTAAATCGCCAATCTCCACCTATTGTTTGAGAGAAAGTACGTGTATGTAAAAGCGGATCAACTCCGGTGACTTCATAACCATTTCCGAGGGTAAGGGCATAGTAAAGGTGAAGATGCTCTATCTGATCATAAGCTAATGTAGAAACGCTGGCATAAGAGTGGGAAGAAGGGACCCAATAAAGGTCTTCAGTTAATCGCATACCGTTATTCCATGGTAGCGGAAGTGCAATAGAAGGTTTGTATATATCGACTGAAGTATTTTGAAATATCATGTGACGGTATACTAATCCAAGTTCGGTATCGTGAAAGACTCCTTGATAAATTCCAGCAGAGTAATCTAACGTAGGTAAAAAATATGGATTTGAAGATTGATATACAGAAAGAAATCCCCATCTCTTAGAACTTTTATCGCCTAAATCGCTATATATTTCTAAGCCGTTTTGTCGATCTGTTAGGGCATAACGATGAATGGAAGCTGTGCTTCCTATCCATGTCATTCCTAATGCGTGTATTCCTGCTTGAAGGGTGAAGTCTTGTTCAGAATTATGATTTGCTCCATAACTATAAGCTTCACCTTTTAGTAAGACAAAGTTCTTTTTTGCAGCGAATTGATCATTTAATGAAGTATTTGAAACTTCATCCATTTTGACCAAGTAGGATCTATTGTGGGTCATATCATAAAGTGTTTGATAATAAAAAGTTGCCTTTGGATAGTTGTGGCTCCAATATTGCAACGATGCTAAAAGTTCAATGATTTCAACATTTTTTGGATAGTGTTTATCCATTGCTTCCAGCCGATTTATTGCTTGTGGAAAATCATTTTTAGAAATTAAAGCAGAAATATTTTTAATACTTTCATCATAGTTTTCGATAGAATAGTTAGAGGAACTATCGGTTAATGATTCTCCTCTGAGAGATAATGATAGGATGAATAAGATAAAAAGGGTACTAAAATTATGCATGTAAACGTTTTGACTCTTTTAAGGTATTGTCAATGACTGATAATAGTTTTGCAGGGTTAACAGGTTTGGTAAGATAATCATAGACATTTCTTAGCTCATGT of the Sulfuricurvum sp. genome contains:
- a CDS encoding chemotaxis response regulator CheY translates to MKLLVVDDSSTMRRIIKNTLSRLGYEDVLEGEDGLQGWAALNENSDVGMLITDWNMPEMNGLELVRKVRGDARFSDLPIIMVTTEGGKAEVITALKAGVNNYIVKPFTPQVLKEKLAAVLGTEG
- a CDS encoding 50S ribosomal protein L11 methyltransferase; amino-acid sequence: MQDYYYMLVVKPSSHLELFSDFLVDILPVGFEEIDDGFIIRSEEDLETVSWGIEQFAEALQSALGQVIDLDLTLTKEKNDDWIAQYQSAITPIEIAPFYIHPTWEEPREGMLNIAIDPALAFGTGHHPTTASCLRGIAKYIKEGDAVMDVGCGSGILAMAAIKKGAIVDACDTDPLSVENAIVNAEQNHLSYRRLWEGPIQETNDVYDVIVANIVADVLVFIASDLKKRLREGGILILSGIMDKYEDKVLKAYKGYELTERIVENEWVTLVVTKKE
- the ftsH gene encoding ATP-dependent zinc metalloprotease FtsH encodes the protein MAQPEQPTPPNKNDNFFNKNPLITFALFSIVVIMLFKVFIGDESDLASKVSGSQVTKTQEVSYAELKKLIENKQVEKVAIGQTYIRALGNSGGTKIAYTTRRILGEDTSLIVLLDKQQIDYSGFNESNWFTEMFGWLFPFLIIIAIWMFFAGRMQKSMGGGILGMGSSKKLVNSEKPKTKFDDVAGAQEAKEEVLEIVDFLRSPDRYVELGAKIPKGVLLVGSPGTGKTLLAKAVAGEAEVPFFSVSGSSFIEMFVGVGAARVRDLFEQAKKDAPSIIFIDEIDAIGKSRAAGGMMGGNDEREQTLNQLLAEMDGFGTDTPIIILAATNRPEILDPALLRPGRFDRQVLVDKPDYQGRIDILNVHVKGVKIDSDTDLEEIARLTAGLAGADLANIVNEAALLAGRKSQKTVRQSDLREAVERAIAGLSKKSRRIDEKEKRIVAYHESGHALLAETTKGAKKVSKVSIVPRGLAALGYTLNTPEENKYLMQRHELIAEIDVLLGGRAAEEVFIGEISTGAANDLERTTDILKAMVQMYGMSDVAGLMVLEKQRSSFLGGGMTQAKEYSEKMSEEMDGFIKNTLSERYIIVKERLEEYRDAIEKMVELLYLKENITGDQVREIIEAFEKENSIDTKLTPRKETPSSNKIVIDE
- a CDS encoding phosphatidylserine decarboxylase, yielding MSVQNDTFILSKQGWLPIALAGTLFIFFSMTALHLFQFIFGALLIAFLILFRNPERSAALGETSSIISSVDGVVLGIEETLINDKTMKKVTILNSLWNVSMLRAPFDGVMEWCKVRHGVSLGLYHPLAEMLNEKILIAFKSLSGHEVFIEHTSAQSCFSIAVENEEAQKMKEGSRYGFLARGRTVMYIPNEVTLNVHAGADVRAGESVIGRFDA
- the pssA gene encoding CDP-diacylglycerol--serine O-phosphatidyltransferase, with the protein product MRKDPPPIAYLFPNFFTAASIFSGFYSITLALQHSFDIAAWFIFLALIFDGLDGRVARLTNTASHFGVEFDSLADIVAFGVAPAFLMYLYVGVDYGRLGIVASALFIIFGAVRLARFNVMTSRIEPSVFIGLPIPTAAVMIATAILLLEHYPHLLYLKLFLLVLSVVLAILMVSNIRYPSFKKLNMRSIHFTRFLIGAIVLALMVFIYPIEGMAILGALYLVYGPLRASYYLLRRLFGIKNS
- a CDS encoding tetratricopeptide repeat protein, which translates into the protein MADQEEIIIIEEADAAGVEAQSSTEGDSAATKTPLNKKKIAIIAGALLLLLGGGGLTFAFLSHSGNGEAIVQEEPLIASNKEQEPAIEPSQLENMIERANYMYANGNQGEALKLFEKIALYSESISQYNLGVVRLKEKEYQAALENFKRSISMSENRCVSAINAAVCCLHLEQKENFNYYIDLAQAYLSSETNSPLYSYYYSLINYYRGNYFEALSALNHPSTSEYQLTQNKLKASIDTLYGNYTGAIGSLEKPLQETDSFSLGLLYANNGNLIRAREYLNNAVFQSKKPIQEYLSLAFVDLKLGQHQEAGGILKKVTDSYPDDVYTPYPIKVTLRPTLFSPDSLQKAYRTLNAKVHPQTYPKIFAFAPYKIFNASQTISYIRKGNANIYIDDVASAKEYLEKSSNASDVDYGIALAIQKALSYHLRDANAQFLKLVKEHPSHSILNYDLALTYAQLGDYTKANDYFLRSYHADANNYLSGIFAVMSSEMIMKKNPKLISIIKDNLLQEGTTEEFDLYRTLFAMSENNYPSASRWLDNHYKERPLYQVMKIIIATELGIDDSARKASEKLTYMQPHDLLPHLLYIDTHYKDEAPKAYARSALNYLKNQKLTYDDLYFGPQIVRERGITIAAITGMLAPMIQRLETKYQNTTENRANIASALALAYFYNQDFEKSYTLYNEVVDTYGVQDERTLFMAASASIGAEHVQNAIALLELSKMTNPNYLENRYALGLLYMQVQNNPAAIIQFNKMGNSGFKSNMFDFSIDTDKLASEPNTYHPL
- the serS gene encoding serine--tRNA ligase, encoding MIDVKLLQKNFDETASALMRKKVSAETIAELKSANETLKTAKLAYETLQAKQNELSKLFGQYKKEGKSTDELKIEVDANKVTLGDLLDTQRSAEEALDAIIMRVPNIPDADVPDGEDENDNIEIRKVLTPPTFTFTPKEHWELAEANGWIDFERGVKLAKSRFSVVGGMGARLERALINFMLDFNRERGFQEFSVPMLVNRRALEGTGQLPKFEEDLFKVEEEELYLIPTAEVPLTNLYQDEILNGAELPIKMTGYTSCFRKEAGSGGRDVRGMIRQHQFHKVELVSITRADQSDAIFEEMVACASDLLAALGLPHRLVTLCTGDLGFGAARTVDLEVWLPGQNTYREISSVSNTRDFQARRAKIRYKEEGKNILAHTLNGSSLAVGRTMIAIMENFQQEDGSIIIPAVLQKYL